In Maniola hyperantus chromosome 20, iAphHyp1.2, whole genome shotgun sequence, the following are encoded in one genomic region:
- the LOC138403744 gene encoding uncharacterized protein, which translates to MKTVRKAFEYKYVEVNVIGKERVKHRIKNIKACLSVYDYLLKHVENLDLGLEIWLFFTVLLYFPKAVIFMRNAMLFTLNGELLTFKTFSAVETLLYTVCVGTWPMILFELTKNEVDTIKDILFKQSLLDTDETLRLETQRALQHISLRPCQYHVCRMMPMGVGLSLSFISLCITYVIVLVQLTPNK; encoded by the exons ATGAAGACCGTTAGGAAGGCTTTCGAATACAAATACGTTGAAGTTAATGTTATTGGTAAGGAGAGGGTCAAACAcagaattaaaaatatcaagGCATGTTTATCCGTCTATGATTATTTACTAAAACACGTGGAAAATTTAGATCTTGGACTTGAAATTTGG CTATTCTTCactgttttattatattttccaaAAGCAGTTATATTTATGCGCAATGCCATGCTGTTTACTTTAAATGGG GAACTATTaacttttaaaacattttcgGCTGTAGAGACACTGCTCTACACAGTTTGTGTGGGAACTTGGCCAATGATTCTATTTGAACTCACCAAGAATGAAGTGGACACTATTAAagacattttatttaaacaatccCTTTTGGATACAG ATGAAACTCTGCGCCTGGAAACCCAACGTGCTCTCCAGCACATCAGTCTCCGCCCATGTCAGTACCACGTCTGCCGCATGATGCCGATGGGCGTCGGTCTGTCACTCAGCTTCATCAGTCTTTGTATCACCTACGTCATCGTTCTTGTGCAACTGACTCCTAATAAATAA
- the LOC138403706 gene encoding uncharacterized protein, with the protein MKLIRKTIEAKYITVNIIGIKRLRYKINNIKKCLDVYDRLMNYIENMDHELEIWLFFTVLIYFPKAVIFMRNAMVLILNKELLTFKAFWAVATLLFTICVGTWPMVLFELTKNEVDTIKDILFKQSLMDTDETLRLETQRALQHISLRPCQYHVCRMMPMGVGLSLSFISLCITYVIVLVQLTPDK; encoded by the exons ATGAAATTAATCAGAAAGACAATTGAGGCCAAATATATCACCGTAAATATCATCGGTATTAAGAGGTTAAGATATAAAATCAATAATATCAAAAAATGCTTAGATGTATACGATCGTTTAATGAATTACATCGAAAATATGGACCATGAGCTTGAAATTTGG CTCTTCTTCACTGTATTGATATATTTTCCAAAAGCAGTTATTTTTATGCGCAATGCCATGGTGCTTATTTTAaataag GAACTATTAACTTTTAAAGCATTTTGGGCTGTAGCTACACTGCTCTTCACAATTTGTGTGGGAACTTGGCCAATGGTTCTATTTGAGCTTACCAAGAATGAAGTGGACACCATTAAAGATATTTTGTTTAAACAATCTCTTATGGATACGG ATGAAACCCTTCGGTTGGAAACCCAACGCGCTCTCCAGCACATCAGTCTCCGCCCATGTCAGTACCACGTCTGCCGCATGATGCCGATGGGCGTCGGTCTGTCACTCAGCTTCATCAGTCTTTGTATCACCTACGTCATTGTTCTTGTCCAACTGACACCTGATAAATGA